One Triticum dicoccoides isolate Atlit2015 ecotype Zavitan chromosome 3B, WEW_v2.0, whole genome shotgun sequence genomic window, ggtatcttctattggggaacgtagtatttcaaaaaaaatcctacgatcacgcaagatctatctaggagaatcatagcaacgagcggggagagtgtgtctacataccctcgtagaccaaaagcgaaagcgtttagtaacgcggttgatgtagtcgaacgacttcgcgatccaaccgatccaagtaccgaatgcacggcacctccgcgatctgcacacgttcatctcggtgatgtcccttgtactcttgatccagttgaggccgagagagagtttcatcagcacgatgacatggtgacggtgatgatgaagttaccggcgcagggcttctcctaagcactacgacgatatgaccgaggtgtgtaactgtggaggggggcaccgcacacggctaagaaaattgtctgttgtgcctttggggtgccccctgcccccgtatataaaggagtggaggaggaggccggccaacaaggggtgcgccagggagaggggagtcctactaggactccggtcgtagtaggattcggccccaacccttttttccttctacgagagggggaaaaggggaaggaagggagtaggagaaggaaaggggggtggcgcccccttcccaagtccaattcgtcttcctcccttgtggggggcgcatcaGCCCCTTGTGGggcggttagcctccctcctatggcccataaggtccatatctttccccggggggttccggtaacctcccagtactccgaaaaatgcctgaatcactcggaaccattctgaagTCCATATGCAACCTTCCAatgtatgaatctttacctctcaaccatttcgagactcctcgtcatgtacgtgatctcatccgggaatccgaacaaacttcggtcatcaaatcacataactcataatacaaatcgtcattgaacgttaagcgtgcggaccctacgggttcgagaactatgtagacatgaccgagacacatctctggtcaataaccaatagcggaacctggatgctcatattggctcttacatattctacgaagatctttatcggtcaaaccgcataacaacatacgttgttccctttgtcatcggtatgttacttgcccaagattcgattgtcggtatcatcatacctagttcaatctcgttactgtcaaatctctttactcgttccgtaatgcatcataccgtaactaactcattagtcacattgcttgcaaggcttatattgatgatcattaccgagagggcccagagatacctctccgatacacagactgacaaatcctaatctcgatctatgccaacccaacaaacacctttggagacacctgtagagcatctttataatcacccagttacgttgtgacgtttgatagcacacaaggtgttccttcggtattcgggagttgcataatctcatagtcagaggaacatgtataagtcatgaagaaagcaatagcaataaaactcaatgGTAATAATGCtaaactaacggatgggtcttgaccatcacatcattctctaatgatgtgttcccgttcatcaaatcacaacacatgtctatggtcaggaaacataaccatctttgattaacgagctagtcaagtagaggcatagtagggacactctgttttgtcaatgtattcacacatgtactaagttttcggttaatacaattctagcatgaataataaacatttatcatgatataggaaaatataaataacaactttattattgcctctagggcatatttccttcatcttccatgctaagcgggttattctcaggttgagtgtttattcactcgccatcgcacgagaaaatgggctgtaatagggatgcccaatcccaaattgcaaacatgaaaaagagttcatttctgaaataatcaaacaaaaactcccagtgaagtcaaaacctttacttttatcgcttgagaactgccactagcgtgcttagcatggaagatgttgataactgatggtcgtgaagtgaataagaagggtgcatgtctcaaaatatcatttatctctgttttaaaagctgagctctggcacctctgcaaatcactgcttccctctgcgaagggactttctatttacttttatgttgtgtcatcaccttctaaaaacaagcgccagaaattgAGTAGAGCACatctgtcatgatttatgcattatgtatagctaatgttgggtgcatcatgactggatcttttctaccatgaattacaatgtttagtcactgcttgaactttggaggtgccctgcatttatattttgtggtctcagaaagggctagcgagataccactattgtcatattatatcatggttgttttgacgacgtgttgttgtttgagatatcttattattgctcgctagctgattatgtcattgatatgagtcattataatctttaagagttatcgtcgacatggttagttataatgttggctgaaaacctggatgTCGTTTaaacttatttatgcaaacaagagcaaaagagttcgtaaaagtttttctttctcactttcagtttatcaactgaattgcttaaggacaagcaaatgtttaaacttgggggagttgatacgtctccaatgtatctactttttctcacgcttttcctcttgttttggactctaatatgcatgatttgaatgaaactaaccccggactgacgctgtttttagcagaactaccatcgtgttgtttttgtgcagaaataaaagttctcggaatggaacgaaactttgcgacgattttttatataaataataagaatttctggagccaagacacaccggagaggggcccctggttGGGCACAATccactagggcacgcccccctctcctggcgcgcccaggtgggttgtacccacctagtggccccACTGAAGACCCcctctgatactataaaatcacatatttccataaaaaaatcaaggagaaagaattatcgcgatccacgagatggagccgccgccaagccctgttcttccttaggagggcagatctggagtccgtttggggctccggagagggggatattcgttcttcgtcatcaccaacccatctccatcgccaattccatgatgctccccaccgggagtgagtaattccttcgtaggctcgctggtcggtgaggagttggatgagattcatcatgtaatcgagttagttttgttagggcttgatccctagtatccactatgttcttagattgatgttggactttgctatgcttaatgcttgtcactttgggcccgggtgccatgaactcagatctgaacaatttatgaattcatcattatatccatattttagatccgatcttgcaagttatagtcacctactacggttatgatccgacaactccggagtgacaacaactgggcccactctcggtgatgatcgtagtttgaggagttcatgtattcactatgtgctaatgctttgttctggttctctattaaaatgaggccttaatatctcttagtttccaatatgaaccccgctgccacgggagggcaggacaaaagatgtcatgcaagttcttttaataaagcgcgtatgactatttacggaatacatgcctacattatatcgatgaaccggagctagtgccgtatcgccctaggttataactgtcagatGATGAATATCACCCAAcaagtcatcgatccaatgcctacgaatttatcttatattgtttctgctaagttactattattatcatcactgttacacttgctacaaaacgtctgctatcactgttactatcaccgttgctgctgtcactactatcaaaactatcaaactactttgctactgatcactttgttgcagataattaatctccaggtgaattgacaactcagccgctaataccttcaaatattctttggctccccttgtgtcgaatctataaatttgagttgaatactctaccctcgaaaactgttatgatcccctatacttgtgggttatcagtgtccaTGGCACTTGTAGTCACATGTGCATGGCAATTGTTTGCATTTTAACTTGGCAATTTTCTCTATTTAGCATTGCAATTCTTATCCTCATTCACATGGCAAATTTTTTCGACAGGGGAACGGATTTCCGACCAAATGTAAAGCTACCCCAATTCGCTAAAGATGTGAAGAAAGTCCTAAACCTCCTTAGGTTAGGCACGATTTTTTTGTCAGAAACGGAAAGGCAACATCCTCCTAGCACGATGTATGGTGTGGCGACCAACCTTTGTGTGAGGCGTACCCTTTCTTATTTAAACGTCAAGGTCGTCGACATGTGGATAAATGAGAGATGGGAACCGCGCTTCCGGAGGTCGCTCGGGGCAACTAAAGGAGTAGAATGGGATGGCATGCGGGTCAAGCTAAAAGGGCGTCCAATTATTCATGGACGTGATGAGGTCTCTTCGAAGCTAGAAGCTTGGAATGGGTTCCCTACGGGATCACTCTATAAGGAAATATTCAAATTAGCTACTCCATGCGATCTGGTCGGGATTTGGCAGGCGCGAATGCGTGCCAAAATAAAAATATTTCTTTGGCAAGTGTCTCGTGGCCAAGGCCAAGATCCCCCTCAAGATCAAAATTTTCCTGTGGCAGTTATCTCAGGATGCTGTTCTGACTAGGCAAGTTATGAAAGAGAGGAAATGGCCTAGGGATCCTAAATATTCCTTCTGTGACAATATTGAGTCTTCCCGACATTTGTTTTTTCACTTGTCCGGTGGCCAGAGTGGTCTGGCGCTGCGTTGGAATGGCACTAGGGACTGACCTCTGCCCTAATAATTACTGGCAATACTTCTCCTGGTGTCATACTTTCCTTCCCTATGGGAAGAAATACTATATGGTTGGCCTCGCGGCTGTTTGCTGGGCTATCTGGCTGGCTCGAAATCGAGCCACATTTGAGAAAAAGCAGATCAAGACGCCGTTTGAGATTGTGTTTTCCATGTGTTCCTTTTTGATATATTGGGCAGGTCTTCAGCAAGGCGATGGAGTCAAGGAGCTGCGCAGCGGAGCGGCCATGGTCAGGTCTAGCACTGTGAGCATGATGAAGATGTGCGAGGCGGCGAGAAGACCGATCGAGGGAGAATGATCTTGCAATCTCGCCTGCATTTCAGTGCTGCCGCTAGCGTTCCCCTGTTGCTACCCGTTTCATATTTGGCTCATCTGTTGAGCTTTTGTTGTAATAGACTGTAGTAGTTCAGGTTGTGGGATTATGGTGTTGTCAGGTTTTCGCCCCATGGCGTTCGTTTCGATGTCGGGCGAACGCAGTGGGTTTCCTGGCAATGCCCGAACTCGCTGCACCTCTTTCCTTTCCTCCTGTTGTTTTCCCGGAACTTTGTATTTCCGTTCGCTTGCAATGAAAAGGGGTCATGCCCGGTTCGAAAAAAAAGTGTCTCGTGGCCGTATTACTAGCGGCGACGTGCAAAAGAAGCACAGTCCAAGAGACGGCAAGCGCATTTGATGCCGCGAGGTGGAGAACCGTGATCATTTGTTTTTCCGGTGTATTGTCATCCGTTTTACTTGGAGTGCTCTCCGCGAGGCCGTGGGAACCCAAGTGGGTTCTCGGACCTCCATCACTTGATCCAAGGAACAACGGGGCGAGACCGAAGGATGGCATGGCTTAGGTTTGGGGTACTAACATGGGCTCTGTGGATCACTAGTAATAAACCTTTGACATAGAAGAAATTGTTTCGACATCCGGCTGACCTGCTATACAAATTGGCATCTTTCTTGCAGCTATAGAAGCTACTGGCGAAACCAAAGGACAGAAGAAGCGTAGAGCTCCTCGCCCTAAAGGTATCGGTAAAATGCATTGAGCTTCGTCGATCGCGATAGGGGACACCATCGGTTGGGCGACGTCCCTTGATCCCCGTGTTCGGGAGACCACCACCCTTGTTTGGCCGAGTGTTCGGGAGACCACCACCCTTGTTTGGCTTGCGGCCGGCGTTGCGTCGCCGTTTATTGGCCTCTTTTGACGGAATCTCGTCAGAGGGCGGGGAGCTCCCGCATTGCATTAAGAAGAGAATTGGTCCAGTTAATAAGGAAAATTAGACCCAAAAACGTACATGACACGGTTTATCAGCTTCTTGACTTGTATCCATACTTCGTTTCTTTCCGCGATCAGTCGAACATTTTGTAGTCGCTTACCTTCGTACCTTGCCCTTCGTGGCTTTTGTTTGACTTTGTAAGGGTCTCGATTTAAGACCAGTCAAGAGCCTTCTCTCTAAAAAAAATGGCAAACTTAATACATTTTGCAAGGCAAAATATATGTCATTTTTGTGGCAAATTTCTTTTTTCAAAAATAGAAACACCCGTACTGTTTCGATGTGAGATGTAGCCACTAGACATTTCTCCCCTAGGACTTGGCATGACTGGCCTTTTCAGATAGTATCATCTAGATCGTTTACTGACAGTGTCAACAACAGATGCGTAGTTAACGGCGCTCGGGACAACGTGCGCCCTTAACTAAAAGTGCTGACGAACTGACCACGTAGGAGACTGAACAAGCCTAGAGCGCTTTTCTAGCGCCGGTCAAGGCCCAAGCGTCCCTCCACGAGGTGGCCACGTACGTGATTCCCGTACAGGAACCCCCTCGGGCCCCGACACGTGTGATCCACCCATCAGCGCGGCGGCACGTACCCAGTCAGAAATATCCCACACCACGCGCGGGGGGCACTTTTCCCGCCACACCTGGCGCTGCAGCGGACGTCGCCGTGTCCATCCCCGGCACAGGGCACCTGACGACTGACCCGCCGGAAAAGCGCCCGCGGTCACCGCCGAAAAAGAACGATAAAAGTGGCAGCCGCGCACGAGGCGCTCGAAAGAGAGATCGGCTGCGCCTGGACTGGACGCCCGACGCGCGTCCCCGGCCACGGCCACGCGCCGGCCGGCGAGGCGCCTCTTCAGCGATGGACGCGCTGCAGGGCGACACGTGTGCACCTCGTGGCGCTCCCGGAGAGCCGGCGTAGGTGGGTGGATTAGGAAATGCGGCGACGGATTAAGTAGTGCGCTCGCTTGTCTCGCGGCAGCGTGCGTGAACGATCCAAGCTTTTGATACGGACAGGCCCTAAAATATGGACGGGCACGTATGGAAATGGCAACGGGCTGGTCGTGAGGGCGAGATGATTgtcaggtactccctccgttctgaattacttgtcttggatttgtctagatacggaggtatctagcactgagtgctagatacctccgtatctagacaaatccaagacaagtaattcggaacggagggagtagtgccgAACAGTACCCGAGTTTGGGCAGGGGGTCGGTGGTCCTGATCGATGCACAAGATTACTCTAATGCACGAGGACGCGTTGATCCAGAGTACTCCGTGAAGTAGGCGTGCTTATTTTACTGTGGCGCTATCCTGTAGCGTATCTTTGGGAGGAGGTGAAAATTGTTTGGCAAGATGACTTTTGCAATGCAGCTAGCGAGGCCAGCAACAGATTACGGGGGTCTCGAAGCGTCAGTGGTCCAATTGTCCAACGGGCAGCCGTGACACGGCGACACGACACGGCCGGTCCGATCCTGCCCCGACACCACCCCTTCCGGGGAGCACGCACGAAAGCGCCCGCCGCGCGTCTATATAGAGGGAGCCCGCCGCCGTCTGTCATCTCCGTCCTCGTATATGCACATTAGCTACTCATCACTCACCAGTAGCGCTACTACCGTTTCGTTTGGGACTGGCTACGTGCCTGTTCCAAGTTACGCCCACGAGCGGAGCGACCCGTGCGATCGATGAGCGAGGGCGCGCGGAACACGCGGCAGTTCCGCGGCGcgtggagcggcggcggcgggacgggtGGCATTGGCAGCGCGAGCTACCGGGATGGCGACGGCGGCATTGGGTCCCCGCGCTACAGGGGCGTCAACACGGGGATCCTGGACGAGCAGGTGCTGTCGCTGGTGTTCCGCTCCATCAACTGGGACCCGCAGGCGCTCTGCACGGCGGCGAGCGTCAACCGCCGGCTCCGCGCCGTCGCTGAGCGCGTGCTCTGGCGGGAGCTCTGCATCTCGCGCGCGCCGCGTATGGTGGCGTCGCTCACGGCGGCCGCgggggtcggagtcggagccgccccgccgcctccgggGCGCATTGGCGGCGGGTGGCCGGCGCTGGCGAAGCTGCTCTCCTTCTGCTGCGGCGCCGCGGGGACGGCCGTGGCGGTGCCGGGGCACCTCACGCGGGTGTCGCGCTTCTCCAAGACCTCCGGGCGGAGCTTCCTGTCGCGGCGGTGCAGGAGCGACATGCTGTACGTGTCCGACCCGTGCGAGCACGCGGTGCCCGGCGCGGACGACGACCTCGGCGCCTACCGCGGGGTGTTCCGGTGGTTCATGCGGTCGCGGACGCGGGCCTGCCTGCTGGGCCACCAGGCCGAGCTCGACCCGCGCGTGCGCTGCCCCTACTGCGGCGCGCGCGTCTGGAACATGGTCGCCGCGAACCTCGTGCCGCGCGGCGCGTCGCGCCGGATGGGCTCGGACGAGGGCCGGCTCGAGTACTACGTCTGCGTCAGCGGCCACGTCCACGGCAACTGCTGGCTCGCGCATCTCACCTCAAGTGAAGGCGAACACGACGACGACCCCGACTCCGACGACGCGTCGGAGGGTGGCAGCGGCTGGGACGGCCATGTCGCCCCGTGAGCGTGGTTGGTCCGCTACCGTGTGGTCAATTTTCCATGGATTGTCAGCAGAGGGCGGGCTACACCATCAGCACTGCGGCACGTAGCTAGCTAGATTACTCGATGTAGATCAGAGGATGAAATGGCCGGCAGCCTCTGATCAGAGGAGTACTTATTTCTAGAGAGTATCATCTTTGCGTGCTCTGATCTCGTTTGTGTTCATTAATATTCTGTTGCTGCTTTGCCGGCTTTGTTTTACTCTCCTCTGTTTCCCTTCAGGCTGCTGTGTTTTTAGTTATGCACCTTTGTTTACCTAGATTACCATCATAGTCAGTATGCTATTTTTGGAATGCTCCACGCGTGATCTCTATCACCCACACTTTATAATACACTGTACCCTTTTCAATGTAATGTACTGTTTTTTTCCGTGAAACTTCCAATCTATCCATCTTCTATGACACTAAAAGAATATCAGGGGCAATAAAAATTGCAACCATGTTCGTGGACCATCAGCAATGACTACAAACACTGGAGCgaaccgaaggcgcgccgccgtcatcgcccctccctcaccggaACTGGACAAACCTTGTTATAGTAGactgtcgggaagtcgtcgtgctaagaccccacaggaccagcgcaccagagtaCCAATCATCGCCAATAAAGAAAgtcgtagatcagaaggatcaaaCCTCTAAGCACCTAAACAAAGACCGGATCCAAATagatccaccgaagaccagcaTCGACCGAATCCCGCAAGATCCGACGGAGATGGAGACAAACCTTCACACGCCATCCGAAGATGCTAGATGCACCATCGATGCGGGGATAGAATGTAGGAGACATTGTTCCTACTAAGGGACATCGCCGCTGTCGCCACATGGCTCCAACCAAGACGCTGACTCTAGCAAGAACTCTAGCAAGAACTCTAGCAACAACGAGAACTGAGTCCCTCCCGCCGGCGAGAGGTCGAGATACTCCGCACCTCCATGCGATAGAGGCCATCGAAGATGGGACGGACCGACGGCGGcgtctgtcacagccctagaataatgcttgtaattagtggcattgcatccatgcatcatgtctaaattctgaaaattGAACGGAGGAAATCTCAAAGCATCAAAAttataattaaaagaagggcaaggaaACCTAAAAATtgcattcaatgaacccaaaagGCTCTTCATTGATGTTTGATATTTTTCGAAATGGTTTTGATCaaaacaaaaataatgaacatttttaaagaataattttgggcactgaatttaaatcatattgtatttgaatttgaatcTATATTCACATAACTAGAATATATCTTCAAATACTCCTCAAATAGTTTATGGGTATGTGGCTAGGTCCATATCtgcaacataaaatatttcagaaagaTTTGACATGAGTTTGATTCTATTTTGAATTTAAACACtcgcaaataaataaataaaagaaaacaaaacagaaaagtaAAAACAGAGCAGAAACTCATCCTGACTTACCTGGCCCAGTGGAAAAGGCGGCCCAGTCCACAGGGGCATGTATGTCTTCTTCCTCGTGCCAGCGCACGAAACAGctaggtggcgagcgccgatgtcgCGACTGCCCACCTCCTGCATGTTGCCTCCCTCTCTGACCCCCTGGGCGACGCCACACACCCccttgacctctctctctctcgcacccgCAGCCTCTCCCCTCTTCTGCCCTCGCTTCCTCACGCCACCGAGCGCACCCGAGTGCGCCGCTCTTCGCCGTCGTAGCCACCGCGCACACTAGGCCCCACAGTCGTGTCTAGACGCTGAGAGAAGCTCGTCCTCGTCTGCACGCTTAAGATCAGAAGCCCGGGCGCActtcatcatcatcagcatcatcgtcttcctcgccggcaaccgtggatcgccgccgtcaattcgcgTCGAAGAGGGCCTCCCTGAGCCCTCCGTTTGCACCAGAATACCCTTTGTGAGCTCACCTTAGTTTTCCCTCTTCCCCCTTCCTCATGCCAGTGCTCTAGTGTCGCCCCCGAGAGCTCTGCCTttcggccgccgccatggccggtgagctccgtgctctcAGGCTCCTCCACTTGCGCTTGTTGCCTCGGCGTTCTCCTCGTGATCCCAGGAACCCGTGGAGCCCCTCGGCTGCTCCCGCCGTGCCCCGTAGCGCCCGCCTGCCTGAAACCCGAACTCCTCTGATGCCTGACATCGTCGCCGTGCTCGATTACGTCCATCCCCGGTCGCCCCGAGGCCACCAACGGAAACTCCGCACCACCAGCTCCCCAGCGCACTAACCCGCACGCAAAACCGCCCGCTGTAGCATGTTTCCGTCGCGACAAATGGTCGCTGACGGCTATACGCCGGCTGGCTGACATGGTAGTCTCATTTGCTGCTAAATTACCATGCCAATCACCCCCTTGAGCCACTTCCAAGTGGGCCCAGAGCCCCTGCTAATTGTAGTTAGTGTTAATACTAACCTAGTTAACCCCCGTGTCACTGACCagcgggtcccacacgtcaggtttgacctggctgacctccgttgacctgctgacgtcatgctaatGTCAGGCTAACGCAGTAAATCATTttatggatttaaaataattcaggaaattccaaaaaatactttaaacttaaaaaatcatagaaattaaaccgtaactcggatgaaaataatttatatattaaaaattatccaaaaaaaattcaaagtatccgtttatggcatttgcatgcatatTTGAACAACTTAAACCTGCTGattaggtcaaatcaattaaatgacatttgaataatcacatatggagtttgaatttgaatccttggttcaaaccaactt contains:
- the LOC119281623 gene encoding EID1-like F-box protein 3; this translates as MSEGARNTRQFRGAWSGGGGTGGIGSASYRDGDGGIGSPRYRGVNTGILDEQVLSLVFRSINWDPQALCTAASVNRRLRAVAERVLWRELCISRAPRMVASLTAAAGVGVGAAPPPPGRIGGGWPALAKLLSFCCGAAGTAVAVPGHLTRVSRFSKTSGRSFLSRRCRSDMLYVSDPCEHAVPGADDDLGAYRGVFRWFMRSRTRACLLGHQAELDPRVRCPYCGARVWNMVAANLVPRGASRRMGSDEGRLEYYVCVSGHVHGNCWLAHLTSSEGEHDDDPDSDDASEGGSGWDGHVAP